One genomic window of Salvia miltiorrhiza cultivar Shanhuang (shh) chromosome 4, IMPLAD_Smil_shh, whole genome shotgun sequence includes the following:
- the LOC131020046 gene encoding QWRF motif-containing protein 7 isoform X2, protein MEKSQSRRHQHGGSSPGMLRSKSGSTAAPIYPKREAKNIKEEAAAAAGGGLVRFLPRSMSKVEVPRRKRSASTSPSEWALSPGRSLPSSSPAAPAPVPKSPSGGLKREVRSGVSVSGVLKYFRQKKVSPLLEEEYHQFRLAYNRLLQWRFANARAQSSMATVNTAAQGKLLNGWIRISVMRKLIVENRCEIEKVKQEMKLLHILSSEMGLLNEWSRIEARNVEAVGRVVRKLSAISLCLPLLEDAQADVMTVYDAISTASEVVENIKAIILDMYCQVEKTCFLVTELSVMLKQCKQFFQELENPVALVASLQVMN, encoded by the exons ATGGAGAAATCACAAAGTCGGAGGCATCAGCACGGCGGCAGCTCCCCCGGTATGCTCCGGAGCAAGAGCGGCAGCACGGCGGCGCCAATCTATCCGAAAAGAGAAGCCaaaaatataaaagaggaggcagcggcggcggcgggcggCGGTTTGGTGAGGTTTTTGCCGCGTAGCATGAGCAAGGTGGAGGTGCCGAGGAGGAAGCGTTCGGCGTCGACTTCTCCTTCTGAGTGGGCTTTATCGCCGGGCAGGTCGCTGCCGTCCTCGTCTCcggcggcgccggcgccggtgcCGAAGTCTCCGAGCGGCGGCCTGAAACGGGAAGTGAGAAGCGGCGTGAGTGTGAGTGGGGTTTTAAAATACTTCAGGCAGAAGAAGGTTTCACCTTTACTGGAAGAAGAGTACCATCAGTTTCGCCTAGCGTACAACAGGTTGTTGCAGTGGAGATTTGCGAATGCTCGAGCTCAATCTTCAATGGCTACCGTCAACACTGCGGCTCag GGAAAGTTGTTGAATGGGTGGATAAGAATTTCAGTGATGAGAAAGTTAATAGTGGAGAATCGATGTGAAATAGAAAAGGTAAAACAAGAAATGAAGTTGTTGCATATATTGAGCTCAGAAATGGGACTGCTGAATGAATGGTCGAGAATTGAGGCTAGGAATGTAGAAGCAGTTGGGAGAGTCGTCAGAAAATTATCCGCCATTTCACTCTGTCTTCCTCTTCTTGAAGACGCACAG GCAGACGTGATGACCGTCTATGATGCAATATCCACCGCCTCCGAGGTGGTTGAAAATATCAAAGCAATTATCTTGGATATGTATTGCCAg GTTGAGAAGACATGTTTTCTGGTAACGGAGCTGTCGGTGATGCTCAAACAATGCAAACAATTCTTCCAAGAACTGGAAAACCCAGTTGCTCTTGTTGCATCACTTCAG gtcatgaattag
- the LOC131020046 gene encoding QWRF motif-containing protein 7 isoform X1, with product MEKSQSRRHQHGGSSPGMLRSKSGSTAAPIYPKREAKNIKEEAAAAAGGGLVRFLPRSMSKVEVPRRKRSASTSPSEWALSPGRSLPSSSPAAPAPVPKSPSGGLKREVRSGVSVSGVLKYFRQKKVSPLLEEEYHQFRLAYNRLLQWRFANARAQSSMATVNTAAQGKLLNGWIRISVMRKLIVENRCEIEKVKQEMKLLHILSSEMGLLNEWSRIEARNVEAVGRVVRKLSAISLCLPLLEDAQADVMTVYDAISTASEVVENIKAIILDMYCQVEKTCFLVTELSVMLKQCKQFFQELENPVALVASLQDEERGLRVQHIQLVKELKGKEKTITYMECFH from the exons ATGGAGAAATCACAAAGTCGGAGGCATCAGCACGGCGGCAGCTCCCCCGGTATGCTCCGGAGCAAGAGCGGCAGCACGGCGGCGCCAATCTATCCGAAAAGAGAAGCCaaaaatataaaagaggaggcagcggcggcggcgggcggCGGTTTGGTGAGGTTTTTGCCGCGTAGCATGAGCAAGGTGGAGGTGCCGAGGAGGAAGCGTTCGGCGTCGACTTCTCCTTCTGAGTGGGCTTTATCGCCGGGCAGGTCGCTGCCGTCCTCGTCTCcggcggcgccggcgccggtgcCGAAGTCTCCGAGCGGCGGCCTGAAACGGGAAGTGAGAAGCGGCGTGAGTGTGAGTGGGGTTTTAAAATACTTCAGGCAGAAGAAGGTTTCACCTTTACTGGAAGAAGAGTACCATCAGTTTCGCCTAGCGTACAACAGGTTGTTGCAGTGGAGATTTGCGAATGCTCGAGCTCAATCTTCAATGGCTACCGTCAACACTGCGGCTCag GGAAAGTTGTTGAATGGGTGGATAAGAATTTCAGTGATGAGAAAGTTAATAGTGGAGAATCGATGTGAAATAGAAAAGGTAAAACAAGAAATGAAGTTGTTGCATATATTGAGCTCAGAAATGGGACTGCTGAATGAATGGTCGAGAATTGAGGCTAGGAATGTAGAAGCAGTTGGGAGAGTCGTCAGAAAATTATCCGCCATTTCACTCTGTCTTCCTCTTCTTGAAGACGCACAG GCAGACGTGATGACCGTCTATGATGCAATATCCACCGCCTCCGAGGTGGTTGAAAATATCAAAGCAATTATCTTGGATATGTATTGCCAg GTTGAGAAGACATGTTTTCTGGTAACGGAGCTGTCGGTGATGCTCAAACAATGCAAACAATTCTTCCAAGAACTGGAAAACCCAGTTGCTCTTGTTGCATCACTTCAG GATGAAGAAAGAGGTTTGAGAGTGCAACATATTCAATTGGTGAAGGAActgaaaggaaaagaaaagaccATTACATATATGGAATGCTTTCACTAA
- the LOC131020048 gene encoding leucine-rich repeat receptor-like protein kinase TDR — translation MTLLPIFLHVAFTLLSTAAAATPPSDLLCLLSIKSSFQDPLNTFRDWDPATAWCSWPGVGCDSRTHRVTTLDLSGRNLSGAIAPDIKHLLHLHYLNLSRNSLNGPLQTTIFDLPNLTTLDIKYNFFNSSFPPGISMLTSLTKLDAFSNSFSGPLPEELAALGSLEYLNLGGSYFSGEIPPSYGGFARLKFLYLHGNSLSGRIPNELGLLKQLQHLELGYNTYAGGVPAQLSSLSGLVYLDISSANLSGDLPPELGRLAKLEMLFLFKNNLSGSIPAAWGQLQSLRELDLSSNTLSGEIPPDFSALKALTRLSLMNNNLTGEIPQGIAELPDLKILSLWNNSLSGILPQSLGYHSRLEWLDVSSNSLAGAIPPKLCRGGALAKLLLFSNRFVGEIPSSLAKCEALYRVRIQGNCLNGSIPFGFGSLPNLTYLELSNNSLSSPIPKDIGNAPRLQLLDISGNSFHSELPENIWESPSLQILRAGSSNLNGKIPDFIGCASVYRIELNRNNLTGEIPPGIGRCKKLISLDLSGNALTGTIPSEISTLPTITDVDLSNNLLIGTIPPSFSNCSTLLDFNVSYNKLSGAVPSSGLVFPSLHPSAFAGNEGLCGEELKKPCRTMAAEAMEVRRQPRKTTGGVLWITAAAFGVGLLILIAGARCFHGRRKLEESGPWKLTAFQRVGFTAEKVAECVKSGGEVIGMGSAGTVYKAEMGGGEIIAVKVVWGRCKDDGVAAEVEVLGSVRHRNIVRLVGWCSNEECTMLLYEYMPNGSLDDLLHGKGKGNLVGDWISRYKIAVGVAQGMCYLHHDCDPLIVHRDLKPSNILLDAHMEPRLADFGLAKLLRADAMSVVAGSYGYIAPEYAYTLQVDEKSDIYSYGVVVLEIVTGRRSVESEFGEGNSIVDWVKSKMKTKNGLFQVLGASVREEAMLLLRVALLCTSRNPADRPSMRDVVSMLLQAHPIANPKNPPIEC, via the exons ATGACCCTTTTACCCATATTCCTCCACGTAGCATTTACCCTtctctccaccgccgccgccgcgactCCGCCCTCGGACCTCCTATGCCTCCTCTCTATAAAGTCCTCCTTCCAAGACCCCCTCAACACATTCCGCGACTGGGATCCCGCCACGGCGTGGTGCTCGTGGCCCGGCGTCGGCTGCGACAGCCGCACCCACCGCGTCACCACGCTGGATCTCTCCGGCCGCAACCTTTCCGGTGCCATAGCTCCCGACATCAAACATCTGCTCCATCTGCATTACCTGAATCTCAGCCGGAATTCCTTGAACGGCCCTCTCCAAACCACCATCTTCGACCTCCCAAACCTCACTACACTCGACATTAAGTACAACTTCTTTAACTCGAGTTTCCCACCTGGAATATCGATGCTCACCTCCCTCACGAAGCTGGACGCCTTCAGCAACAGCTTCTCCGGCCCTCTGCCGGAGGAGCTCGCCGCTCTCGGCAGCCTCGAGTACCTCAACCTCGGCGGCAGCTACTTCTCTGGCGAGATTCCTCCGAGCTACGGCGGATTCGCGCGGCTCAAATTCCTCTACCTGCATGGGAACTCATTATCTGGCCGAATCCCTAATGAGCTAGGGCTCCTTAAGCAGCTCCAGCATTTGGAATTAGGGTACAACACATACGCCGGCGGAGTTCCGGCGCAGCTCTCGAGCTTATCTGGTTTGGTGTATCTGGACATTTCCTCCGCCAATCTCTCAGGCGATCTCCCGCCGGAGCTCGGGAGATTGGCGAAGCTAGAGATGCTGTTTCTCTTCAAGAACAACCTCTCCGGCTCGATCCCGGCGGCCTGGGGTCAGCTGCAGTCATTGCGGGAGCTAGATTTATCCTCCAACACTCTCTCCGGCGAAATCCCACCCGATTTCTCAGCACTCAAAGCCCTAACCAGATTATCCTTGATGAACAACAATTTAACCGGCGAAATTCCGCAAGGAATCGCCGAGCTTCCCGATTTAAAAATCTTGTCTCTATGGAACAATTCGCTTTCAGGAATTTTACCACAGAGTTTAGGTTACCATTCGCGATTGGAATGGCTCGACGTCTCCTCGAACTCGCTCGCCGGCGCGATCCCTCCCAAGCTCTGCCGCGGCGGCGCGCTGGCGAAGCTGCTGCTGTTTTCGAACCGATTTGTTGGGGAGATTCCTTCGTCTTTAGCGAAATGCGAGGCGTTATACCGTGTGAGAATCCAAGGCAACTGCCTCAACGGCTCCATACCTTTCGGATTCGGCTCCCTGCCTAACCTCACCTATTTGGAGCTCAGCAACAACAGCTTGTCTTCTCCGATTCCCAAAGATATCGGAAACGCACCGCGATTGCAGCTCTTGGATATATCGGGAAATTCGTTCCATTCCGAGCTGCCGGAAAACATCTGGGAATCTCCGAGTTTGCAGATTTTGAGAGCAGGTTCGTCTAATCTCAACGGCAAAATCCCCGACTTCATCGGCTGCGCGAGCGTTTACAGGATCGAGCTGAATCGGAACAATCTGACCGGCGAAATTCCGCCGGGAATCGGCCGTTGTAAGAAGCTGATCAGTTTGGATTTGAGCGGGAATGCTCTGACGGGAACGATTCCGTCAGAGATATCAACGCTCCCCACCATCACAGACGTAGATTTATCGAATAATTTGTTGATAGGGACGATTCCTCCGAGTTTCAGCAACTGCAGCACTCTCTTGGATTTCAATGTCTCGTACAATAAGCTGAGCGGCGCCGTGCCGTCGTCGGGCTTGGTCTTCCCGAGCCTGCACCCGTCCGCCTTCGCCGGGAACGAAGGCTTATGCGGCGAAGAGCTGAAGAAACCCTGCCGGACGATGGCGGCGGAGGCCATGGAAGTCCGCCGGCAGCCGAGGAAGACCACAGGCGGCGTGCTGTGGATAACCGCGGCAGCATTCGGCGTCGGCCTCCTCATCCTAATCGCGGGGGCGCGCTGCTTCCACGGGCGGCGGAAGCTCGAGGAGTCCGGGCCGTGGAAACTGACGGCGTTCCAGCGGGTGGGGTTCACAGCGGAGAAGGTCGCCGAGTGCGTGAAGTCGGGCGGCGAGGTCATCGGGATGGGGTCGGCGGGGACGGTGTACAAGGCGGAGATGGGCGGCGGCGAGATCATCGCCGTGAAGGTGGTGTGGGGGAGGTGCAAGGATGATGGAGTTGCGGCGGAGGTGGAGGTGTTGGGGAGCGTGAGGCACCGCAACATAGTGAGGCTGGTGGGGTGGTGCAGCAATGAGGAGTGCACGATGCTGCTGTACGAGTACATGCCGAATGGGAGCCTGGACGATCTGCTGCAtgggaaggggaaggggaattTGGTGGGGGATTGGATCAGCCGATACAAGATCGCGGTGGGCGTGGCGCAGGGCATGTGCTATCTGCACCACGACTGCGATCCGCTCATAGTGCACCGCGATTTGAAGCCCAGCAACATACTCTTGGATGCGCACATGGAGCCGCGCCTCGCCGATTTCGGCCTCGCCAAGCTCCTTCGCGCCGATGCCATGTCCGTTGTTGCTGGCTCCTATGGCTACATTGCCCCAG AATATGCGTACACATTACAGGTGGACGAGAAGAGTGATATATATAGCTACGGAGTGGTGGTGTTGGAGATAGTGACGGGAAGAAGATCGGTGGAGTCGGAATTTGGCGAGGGTAACAGCATCGTGGATTGGGTGAAATCGAAAATGAAGACGAAAAATGGTTTGTTTCAAGTGTTGGGAGCGTCGGTGAGGGAGGAGGCGATGCTGCTCCTTAGGGTTGCGCTGCTCTGCACCAGCCGGAATCCGGCTGACCGTCCCTCCATGAGAGATGTGGTGTCGATGTTGCTTCAAGCCCACCCCATCGCCAACCCTAAAAACCCACCTATAGAATGTTGA